tgcatgtgtgaactcatgaaacaaaactttaaacactttaaatgtcCAGGATAACAGAGCCTATCATGTCAGCACTgaagagacagaggcaaaagaGTTAACTGACTGTTGCTGGCCACACATCCAGTTGAATAGTTACCCTGGAACTGTGGTTGTGACAGTTTCCAtgttgatgctgggaattgaacccaagccCTCTAAATGAGCAGTCTTCTTAATCCTTGAGACATGGAAAGGGGGATGCAGACAGCACAGCTTTTAGAGCTCCCTAACAATGCATGCTGAGTGTTGTCTAGTAAGAACTGGGACAGCAGAGACTGAAAATGGACCTGTAGTGTCTGAGGAGCAGAAAGGgacagaatgctgggaagcatgCAGCCATGGCTGCATCTGCATTAGACACCCACCTACCAGTTCCTTCAAGGACAGACAGGTAAGCTGTAAAGACAATAGACATTACATAGAAGAGCACAAAGCTGCTCACTAGGGTGAGGATTCCTTGGGTGGCTCTGGTCTCAGGGGATGACGTAATagagagggatctgtggatgTGTTGGACCCTATGCTTGTGTTTGAGCAAGATAAACACCATGTAGCCACTGGCCCACATCATCAGTCCCAAAAACAAGACATCACTGGATGTCAATAGGATTAGAGTAAGTGTGTTGATTGGTCTCTGAAGCTTCACAATAGCACAGTATTCAAAAATTTTTATCCCAGTAACGTTTCTTCCACCCTTTATGTCAGTTGTGTACACCAGAATGAAGGCATATACCAACATCTGGAGGGCCCAACACAGACCCAGGGAAGGGCTAATGATATTCAAGACTCGGACTTTGAGCTGTGCCCACATGGAATGACTGGGGCTGATGGTGATGGCCTGAATGGCACTCAGAAGGGATGTAGAGATAAGCGAAACTCCTCTGCCAACTCTATTAAAATATAAGACAAGTTTACATGAAACATAATCTACATAGTAAGTCTGACTAAAAACAGCAATGGTCTGTGGGATTCCTTTGAAAAGAACAATGAAGTTGGCCCAGGTCAGGTGTTTGACAATCAGGTCTGTGGGCTTTGCCCTGATTCCAGAGAAGTCAGCAATGATAAAACAGCAAAGCAAGGCTGAGTTCCCCAGCATTCCCAGTGCAGTCTGAGACATGAAGAAGATGCCCACAGCCATTTTTCTAGAGCTCATTCCTGTTATGGTCTTGGTACCTACACAACAGATCCAGAAAGCACTTGTTACATAAGCTGGACTGTCTTCTTAGAATGTCAAACAATGTACTGCAAAATCACTATAACCTTATGTTCATGAGTGGTGTTACAATGTGTCTTTCTAGTAAGAATTTTGGTAAGTCTTAGTGAATTCCTACTGTGCTTGAATTGCAGAAAATTAACTAGGGCAtagtggaaaaaattaaaatttatatttccaTTAGCATTTCTAAGTGCTTTACAATTATTATTTGGTTTAAAATCAACAGTGCTATTGTGAAAGTGACTAATGATCAACCTGCATTCATATGAGTGTCCTGGATGCAGAAAATCCTCAGATTTCCATTAAGAAGCATGGAAAAGGCAGATACCTACAAGAAAGGAAACTGTCCAGCTCCAGCTTAGTAACCTCTAAGTAAGATAGTATTAATAACTGGTAACTACTAGGAAAGGGTAGTCAGCTTCCTTTAAAAGGTGGCCCCAATAAATCAGCCATGCTACAGTCAGTGGTCATACACCCAAGATcacaaatgtggtacatacacacaatggagtactacttagcagagaaaaacaatgaaagcatgaaatttgcaggcaaatggatggaactagaaaaaatcatcctgagtgaggtaacccaaacccagaaagacagtcatgatatgtactcactcataagtggattctagatataaaataaagaacaatcagaccacaacccatagaaccatggaggctatatatatagcatggaggtccctaggacgactgtggcttataataaatttcagttttactcaactattaaaaaaatagccaaatgaatggaaacatatgaactatgaaccaaaggctgaggggcccccagctggatcaggccctctgaataggtgagacagttgattggtttgatcagtttaggaggcaactaggcagtgggaccaagtcctgtgctcattgcatgagttggctgtttgaaacctggggcttatgcagggacacttggctcagtctgggaggaagggactggacctgcctggactgagtctagcaggttgatcgcagtcctcggggcaggatttgtcctggaggaggtgggaatagggggttggctgggggtaaggggagggggtggaaggggggagaataggggaacccgtggctgatatgtagaaatgagtgatattgtaaaataaaataaaaaataataaaagaactgtaaaaaaaaaaaaaaacctctaaaagacacaaaggtaggtaggtagaggAAGAAGGTAAATTTGGGAGAATTCGGGGAGGTATGAAAATGATCAACATATATTATACAAACTTCTCCAAAGTcgaaaaatgagaaaacataatagagaaaaataaaagagcaatcAAAGTGGAGAATGAAAAATGTAGagtaataaacaaacaagaaaagagacaGTGACCCTCAGAttccaggaaagaaaacatttgaattcTTCTGTGTCTGCATATTCACATGTAATGGAagttgcatgtctgtgtgtatatttatgtgctTATTTTAGTCTTACGTGTTTGCAAAATTACTTTAATCTTTTAATTGattgtatataatttaaaatataactataatACTTAAACAAGTCTACAAAATGGAAAATAGCAGGTGATTTTTGAATGTGTTTAAAACAGGATCCAAAGAATGCATGTATTCGTTAGGAGGATCACTAGTGAGATCACTCACCTCATTGTAATGAAATAAAAGTCCAGTAGACACAATAAGGAAATAATGAACAAAAGTAGTATGTATTTTTAACTGAGGATATAAAATTACACTAATATAGGGATAAATGTTACAGAAATTGACAGCTATTAGAATACTGACATAGATAGAATGGGTCCCTAACAGTAGCCCAATAATAATTGACATATCTAACTGTTTGATTGAAAAGCAAGgtgtgtgttgggaactgaatcaCATACTTTTAATTACAACACATTTTAGGCAGAGTCACAAggatctctaggagtttgagacttgcctggtctacataacaagctcaagaacagccaggactatgtgaAAAAGACatgtttcaaaaccaaacaaattaaaAGTAAGCTCTGGGGGACATGGACATATATGTCGGGGGAAGTTAAAAAATTAAGGGCCTTAGAACTGTATGACATGAGGTTGAATTCATTCTGCTACTCAAAGGCCAACAGACATAAAATTTGGATATTGAAACAGCAACTTGCCACTTGCTCCTCATTTCACAGCTGAGAAAAAGAAGACCTCTAAAAGATTAATAACTTCTCACTGTGCCACAATACACACCAATTTACAAAAGGGGAAAATATTCTGCATTCATATAAAGTCCCCATGGGCAACAGAATTTGAGGTGTAAATATGCAGAGGCCATCAAACACCTCTGAAATTTCTCTTGAAACTAACTATATTTAGGAGATATTTTACCAGCCCAGTGAACAGGATCTAGGTTTCATAAAAGAAAGCCAAGGGCAGATGAATTCTGAGAAACAGTCATAAACTGTTTTAGTCACCAGGACCTCACATTACTGGGAAAAAATACACTGTCAATTTCTCAGAAAAGAACACCAATAAGGAGGAATTCAGTTTTTTGTATCTCAACTGCAGCCTCCATGATGAGCATTCATCCTGTGCAGGAGCTGTTTCCTGAAAGAGGAGGATCAGTTCAGAGGTGCAGTGCTCTCACCCAACTTCCAGTGAAGGCCCTGTCCTTTGCATACTAGGTATCTGAGAGAACCAACTCATTGAATGTAAGTGATACTTTCATAATGAAGCAATCCCAAAGTCAAGTATACTTGTAACTTCACACATTGCCCTCAGTCCCTGCTTCCTAGAAAGTAAGCTTCCTGGTTATCCCACCCGAAATCTCAGCTTATGCAGGTAGGATATATCAGTGTTGCTGGCTTCTAGAAGGATATTCAGTGGCCAACGGGACCTACAAACCTCATATAGGTACAAAGTTGATGGAGACCCTTAAGATGAAGGATGAATGTTCTCAGAGCACATCCCCAAGAGGATGACAGAATCTTGTCACAGGAAGGGACAATAAAAGTTATGCTGAGACAGTTGACATCACCTCTGAAAAACACTTGTTCCCATCAGTAAACTGGAAAAACTTTTAACTGAGTAGTGAGGATCACAGAGGGACAGGCTAAAAGTGTAAAGTGACTCTTCTCTCCTGTGGTGTCAGAAGCTGAGATTTCAGGTTTTAGATTTTTGGTTAAATGGCAGCTATTGTCTGTACACAACCCTGATGGAATCACAGTTTGAGACCATGTACCCAAACAAACATCATCCTATACTTGTGAACTGTGATGCTGACTGGGTGTGAATTCACTGAAATGTTGTTGTCAGAACAGCATCACAAAATTGTTCATTATTTGTGATTTCACTGATGCAATGGTTGATCAAACATGTAGGAAATATAACATCGTTAAGATACCCACTGTCCAACAGGTATCATGTGCAAAGTCATGTAaagctctgcctccctggtgttgtaCTTACTGAGAAGCCATGAACTTTCCCAGGAAGATGTTTTGAGTGGACCCTTCTGCCACATCTGTGCAGATGGAAAACAATACACTTTTTGTCAAGATGTTTCATCCTTAGAGTCGATGTGGCCTTTGAGACTCCTTGAATGACAATGACTAAGACATATCTTTACCACGTTCTTGAGATTTGAATATCCACCTCCATTCAGTATAATGTGGTAAGAGTCAATGTTAATGTATAAAAACAGTGAGCAACATCCACCGTATTGTGAGACCACTCCTCTGCTCAGACCTGTGCATCACTGTGCCCAATTCAGGAAATGATTATTAGTCTTCACAGCCATAACATACTGCACAAGAAGGAACCCTGTGTTCATATTGGTCACTTCCACTGAAACACCATTCATACTTTTAAATATTCACttcagattatttttaattagagttAATTGTATATTggaaaatataatttctaaagatttattttttattgtatgcatAAAACTCTGTATCATTTCGTCCCTGCAGCCTTGCTTACCTAATCATGTCTCATGCTGTGGATCAACACAGACCTAAAGACAATACCAGTGCAGAGATCGCGTTGATTTTATTCCTTTCTTAAATCAACAGTGAACACAGTCCTTTTCCCCTCAGTGAATTGGACAACAAAAGCTCGATTTCATGTATACAACTCCCTCAATCATGCCTGAATATCTTCTATGATATTTTAGTCCCTTATAGTTATTGAAATATCAGCCATAAATAACGACATGTACTAGTAACACATTAGATTCTGTCAGTCGGGTACTTACTTATCTAATATTGACTCATGTGCACCTTTGCTTGAGGGAAAGTGGTAAATTGCACTCTTCAATTTCTCTGCTACTGAAGATCTCACACTGATCCCATCAGATTCACTTTCAGTGATTTCATGAGCCATGTTAGGAGAAAGTATTTCTTCCCTTGTTCTAAAGACATGCAATGTAGGAAGTTCAGATAGAGTATTTCCTAATTTCCCTAATACTCTGTACTGATAAAGAGCCTATTTCTATAATCAAACCTACATCTTTTGCTTTCTGTggattaaaagttaaaattcatTGTTGTTTTctactggtttatttatttttgttctctccTGTTGAATCCTTAAAATTATAAGAAATGGTAGATGTAACTTTCAATAGGTGTATAAAAGCCCAAAAGGAGAAACAATACATGAGTCACAGCTATCCTCTAAGTTTCACACCTattttgactatatatatatagtcacacCTATTTGACTATATATATCTGTTGTCAATAGAAGCACTGTTTCCACTGTTAATACCTGTCCTTAGAAACAGATATGACAAGTGACTCTTTCAATACAAAACCTGCATGTGTCAGAGTGGATCCTGAAAGGTCTTTAACATGGCTAACATGATGCAAAACCAGCCACCTAAGTCCATGAGTATAAAGCAATGAGATATATTTGCAGCACACTCCAATCTTAAATGCAACTTGTGTTCCCACTTGCTATCCTGTTCACTTTGTTGACATTTATTGCAGGCCTTTGGTTgtaaaaagttttcattttagggGACTAGAGAGAAGGCACTGTGATAAGAAACACTTGCAGCTGTGTGAGAACAGCTGGGTTAGTTCAAAACAACTacctggtggctcataactgtttgtaactctagttcaaaGAGAATTTAACAACGGATTCTCTCCTCTGGAGGCACTGCCATCTCATGGTGCACATGTTTGCATGTAGGAACAATGTTAAGATTCACAAAACAAAGACTGATaaacaaaaaatctttttaaaagtaagtttacatttttaaacaaagatgTTTTTCGTAGGCAAATGTCAAGGGCAAATAAGACTTTTGATATTTGATTTAAATGCAATGTCCTGTAAGTACAGCCTGTTATGACAGAAAATGGTCATTTCCCAATTTGATTTCACAGCACCAGAGGGACCTATTGTTTATGATGCCACCAGACATATGCTTTCTTTGCATTGCAGGAGTAAATGCTAAAGTGATAACTATGGATGAAATACTAATGCCATTACTTTGTAAAATATGCATCATAAAACACAAATGTGTTCTGAAACAGCTTAAGAAAATTAAGTTAATATAACATTGCATTTCAAATTCTGCACATTTACTACTTTATAAAATCCCTAATACACTCAAATAAAGGCAATGCACATGAGATATCTAAAAATGAGACTGAagaatatgaaaaattttaacGTTGTCCAAACTAAAATAACTAAGTGTGAATGTAAATATAGATGATGAGTAAAGCCCTACCCTACCATCCATAAAGCCCTGTGCTCTATTAGCAACAATGATGATCAGTAAGGGAAGGCATGTGATCAGTTTGTACTCATCATTagattatttttgaaacaggatagATAACTCAATTTCAAGTAAAGAAGGGAGGTTTCAAGCAAGTCATTTTACTTCTGGTCATTCAGTACAGAATGGGGTACTACCTGTCTCACTCATATATGTAATGTTACATAAGACTATATTATACTCAAGATAAAAATTTACATCTATATCTTCTAGGAATGTGTGTGTCCTATATATCCATGAAAATGTTTACTCGGTTATGAAACCATAGTAACAATAGTAATCATACTGCAAACTATAATCATACTGCAGTTATAAAAATAATCCTGCAAAAATTAGTCTATTTATCAAGTAAGGTAAGATGATTTATCACATTGACTCTTTGCCAGAATTCTTCAACACCTATTAGGCTGATAGCATTATTCTGGTGTTACCCACAGTCACCCTCTGTCAGAGACTCATTCTTGTGAGTTCTGTGTCTGTTCCACACATCTGTTTGTATGCAAGATTCCCATAACTAGACATCAGCTACTAGGAAAGCCCTCTCCTCTTTGCTGGCTTTGCTGCTCAGACCGAAATACAAAGCACTTACCTGGCTTCTTACCTCTACATGATGATGTGTTCAATGGGCAGATCCAGACTCATTAATAAGGAGCACTGTGTCAGTCATCTGAGGTAGAGGTTTTGTCTCTGTGAACTCACCTCCCTCCAGATCTGTAATTTTCAAATCACCTGCAGTGGCAATAAGAGTGCTGGCTTTgggaaacaaaataatttctcaaACTTTTTCTAATTACTAATTAACAAGGATACTTAAGAGTTTCTTGTGAATATCTCCAAATTGACGAGGTGTTTTGAAGAGCCATTGAGTTTTCATGATCCCTGAAGGGTGACAGGGATCCTATGGAAAGTGCTAGAAAGTTTGAAGTCAGGTTTGTAAGTTTAAAAAGTATCTATGTCCCATTATATTTCAGGATTTAGTAATTTCTTCCAGGACAGATCAACTTAGTTTTTATGATCTACATAATTTCTACTTAAATGTTTGAGTATTTtattcatgcatatgtgtttatgtcAAGTGTACCTGCCTTTATCTCCTttccaattcttttcttttctcacacCACAATTCCCTCAAAATTCATAAACttagttgagagagagaaagaaaggaaggcagaaagaaagaaaaaagaaagaaaggaagaaacaaagagaaaagagagagaaacaaagggaagtgaaggaagaaaagagactgGTAACTGTTCCTAATATGTGCCATGTGCATGGGCATTTATGAAAGGGGTTAGCCTCTTTCTAAATGGCACGATTTCTGACACTTCCTCTCCCAGACGCCAGAAGTGCCCAACAGCTCTTCAGGTAGGAGTGGGACCATCTGACAACATGTGTATGCTTGGATTTTGCCCTCTTGACCTTGTGCAGGTTTTGTGTGAACTGTAATAACAAGCAAATTCCCACATACAAGTTTTACATTCTGTCTGGACAAAACTCATTTCCCTGGAATCATCTGCCACCTCCTGTTCTtatgttctttctgcctctttttccaTGAAGATCCTGAGTCTTGGGAGAAAGAGTGTGCTATGAATATCCCATTTTATCCCTGGGAACTGCAGGATCTATTACTCTGCACCTTTAATGATTGTGAGCTTCTCTTTTAATCACTATTGATTGCAAAAGAGAATGCATTTCTGGTGAGGATGATGGATAGACTAATCCTCCAGCATAAAAATATGAGCTTGAAGGTGTTTATTACTATGTCAGCTTATCAGAATATTAGTATTAGTTTCACCCCAGAACCTCTATACTCTCTAGCCACATATTCTTCTCCCTGATAACGATGCCAGGCAGGGGTTCCATCTTGTGAAATCA
The nucleotide sequence above comes from Peromyscus maniculatus bairdii isolate BWxNUB_F1_BW_parent chromosome 1, HU_Pman_BW_mat_3.1, whole genome shotgun sequence. Encoded proteins:
- the LOC143273963 gene encoding vomeronasal type-1 receptor 4-like; the encoded protein is MAVGIFFMSQTALGMLGNSALLCCFIIADFSGIRAKPTDLIVKHLTWANFIVLFKGIPQTIAVFSQTYYVDYVSCKLVLYFNRVGRGVSLISTSLLSAIQAITISPSHSMWAQLKVRVLNIISPSLGLCWALQMLVYAFILVYTTDIKGGRNVTGIKIFEYCAIVKLQRPINTLTLILLTSSDVLFLGLMMWASGYMVFILLKHKHRVQHIHRSLSITSSPETRATQGILTLVSSFVLFYVMSIVFTAYLSVLEGTGRWVSNADAAMAACFPAFCPFLLLRHYRSIFSLCCPSSY